A single Carassius carassius chromosome 3, fCarCar2.1, whole genome shotgun sequence DNA region contains:
- the leap2 gene encoding liver-expressed antimicrobial peptide 2, with protein sequence MQDHNHRGALLACCLVCLVLVQQVTCSPVPKSDTPSTSVQEVQRSLKRTARTTPLWRIMGTKPHGAYCQNNYECSTAICRKGHCSYTQPINS encoded by the exons ATGCAGGATCACAATCACAGAGGGGCTCTTCTCGCCTGCTGCCTGGTGTGTTTGGTGCTTGTCCAGCAG gtgaccTGCAGTCCTGTGCCAAAGTCGGACACACCTTCAACTTCTGTGCAGGAAGTTCAGAGGTCACTGAAGAGAACAGCTCGAACGACCCCGTTATGGAGGATCATGGGTACTAAACCTCACGGTGCCTACTGCCAGAACAACTATGAGTGCTCGACAGCAATATGCAG GAAAGGCCACTGTTCCTACACCCAACCGATTAATTCCTAA